Part of the Fusobacterium sp. SYSU M8D902 genome, TTACTGCCTCTATATCATTGTAGTTTATTCCTGGAATCTCAACAGTTAATCTTGATGTAAAACTAACTCTTCCTGCTCCAAATTTTTCTGCTACTTCTGATATTGCTGTGTTTTGAGCTGCTGTTATAACTCCATTCTCAGTTATAACTCTTACAGAGAATTCCTCCGTCCCTTTGTTATGTAAAAACCCTAGAGCTTTTACTCTTTTGATATCTTCTGGTTTTAATGCCATCGATCTTCCTCCTCAATTCTAATATTTTAATTTACTTTTATTCTTTATCCTTCTTAATAACAACTCTATTAGTCTTCATTAATTGGAGTAAATTTCTCTCCACCTTCTAATACCTTTGTATTAGTGTATCCATAGTATTTTAAACGGTTTTGAACCATATAAGCACGTTTACCTTTATTACAAATTAATAGTAACTTCTCATCTAATTCATGGTTAGCTAATTTTCCTGTTATTGTAGGTAAATCTAAGTACTCTTTACCCTCTAATGTTGGTACTAAACAAGCATCTAATATTGTATATCCTTCTGTTTCACCATTTGTATACTCTTCTGGAGTTACTGTTTCATAAGCTCCTTTTAATTTGTTAAACATAACATTTACTGTATGAACTAATGGGTGTATTGCTGTTGAGAATGGTGGTGCATATGCTAAATCTAAATCTTCTAAATCGTGAAGAGTAGCTCCCATAGACATTGCAGTTACAACTACATCAACTACTTTATCTACTGCTCCAACTCCCATTACTTGTAATCCTAATACTTTTAATGTATCTCTATCAGCTATTAATTTTATAAAGAAGTTTGATGCTCCTGCATAGTAGTGAGCCTTATCATCAGCTACTGTAATAACTGAAACAACATTGTATCCAGCTTCTTTTGCAGCTTTTTCAGTAAGCCCTGTTCTTCCTACATTTAATTCAGGAAGTTTTGCAACTGCAGTTCCTACTACTCCTTTATAAGCTATTTTTTCACCATTTATGTTTCTAGCAACTATACGTCCTTCCATATTAGCTGTAGATCCCATAGGTGCCCATACATCTTTTCCTGTAATTATATTTTTTACAAATACACAATCTCCTGCTGCATATATATTTTCATCATTTGTTTGCATATATTCGTTAACTTTTACAGTTCCATTTGCATTTAATTCTATTCCACTATCTTTTAAGAACTCTGTATTTGGTCTTATTCCTGCAGACATAATAACTGCATCCACTTTCATAGCTCTTCTAGAAGTTTGGATTTTCTCAACTTTTCCCTCTCCTAAAATTGCTTCTAATTTAGTATTTGCAAATACCATTATTCCGTGATCTGCTAGATGATTTTCTGCAAATTCTGCAAACTCTTTATCAAAACCAGCTAAGATATTTGGTGCCATCTCAATTACAGTAGTTTTAACATCTTGTAATGCTAAGTTTTCTGCTACTTCTAATCCGATATATCCTCCACCAATTACAGCTGCTCTCTTTATTTTTCCAGCTTCAATATTAGCTCTTAAGCTTATTGCATCTTCTGGAGTTCTCATAAAGTAAACACCAGGTAGATCTATTCCCTCTAAGTTTGGAACGAATGGTCTAGCTCCTGTAGCTATAACTAATTTATCATATGTATAAACTTTCTCTTCGTTTGTTTTTAAATCAATTGCTTTAACTGTTTTCTCTGCTCTATTTACTTCGATAGCTTCTGTTTCAGTATGAACTTCTGCTCCTGTAAGTTTTGCAAATTTCTCAGGTGTATTTACTATTAACTGTGATTGATCCTTTATTATATTTCCTACATAATAAGGTAATCCACAACCTGCATAAGAGATATCTTTACTCTTAGTAATTATTGTAACTTCATGATCACGATTTTCTCTTTTTAATTTTGCTGCTACTTTAGTTCCAGCAGCTACTCCACCGATAATTAATACTCTCATGATATTCACTCCTTTAAATCTTTTTTCAAAATTGTAAAGTTATACTTAAATATTATTTTTTCAGGATGATTATAACATTTTAGATAAAAAAAATAAAATAGTTTTATCAAATATAATATATAAAAAAAACTAATATAGTCGTGATTAAAATCACTGTAAAATTAACCATTTTTTGATTATTTCTTTAACTTACCACTATTTTTTCTAAGTTTTTAGTATTTTACACATTTTTATTCTTAGTATTGTATTTTTTTATATTATTATAATATGCGTTAATTTTAATCAAACAATTTCAAAAAATATCCATATTTTTCCTCAAAAAAAATAAGAATTGTGCAAAATTCTGAAAATTTGATCAATAAAAAATTAATACATTCTCTTTTAATTACACAATTCTCTTATTTTTCTTAATTAATACAATTAAAATTATTTTAAAATCTACATATTCTCACAAAATTTTTTACTCTCTTCTAAAAAATCTTTTACTGCTGGTGATAATACCTTATTTTTATGATAAACTAAATTAAATGTTCTTTTCCATTTAAATCCTTTTAGCTCTAATTTTTTTAACTTTCCATCCTTTATCTCATTCTCTACCAAGCACTCTGATATTACAGTTATTCCATGATTATTTAAAACACCTTGAATTATCGCCCCTGGTTCACTAGCTTCCCAATCAATATTTATACTATAACCTTGTGCCTGTACAAAGTTAGTAAAGATATCTCTAGTTCCACTTCCCTCTTCTCTCATTATAAAATTTTCCTTTACTATATCTTTCATTGATACAATCTCTTTACTAGCTAATGGATGCTCAGAGCTACAAACTAAAACTAATTTATCCTCTTTTATAGGGGTTACTAATAGATGTGGGCTCTTTATTATTCCCTCTACTATACCTACATCTAACTCATTTGATAGCAATCTTTTCTCAATCTCTCTTGTGTTATTTACATATACTCTTATTTTTTCATCTTCATGTTTCTCTTTAAATTTACTTAAGATCAAGCTTATCAATCTATTACCTATTGTTACTGTAGCTCCAATTTGTAATGGTAAGTTATGATTCGGGTTTTTCATTGTTTCTTCTAGTACATTGTAATAGTTTATAACCTTTTTAGCATGATTTAATAAGATCTTTCCATCCTCTGTTATACATAGAGTTTTCGGAAATCTCTCAAACAACTTAACTTCATAATGTGCCTCTAATTCTGAAATTACTTGACTCACTGTAGGCTGAGATATAAAAAGTTTATTCGCAGCCTGACTCATTTTCCCACAATTAGCTACTTCTATAAAAATTAGAAGATGTCTTAATGTCATAATACCACTCCCTTTATAATTAAATTTTATTACTACTTTATCAAATTAAAAATATATGAAACAAAACTTCTGAATCTAAAATCTATACTTTCTAATTTTACTCTATCTCTTTTCTCTGTATAGAAATCAAATTCATTTAGGTGATACTCTGTCTTCCCTATTCTTATGATATCCATCTCTAAAAACACTCTGTTTACCTTATCTAATATGATTAATTTTTCAGATATATCCTCTTTTCCTTCAGTAACTATATAGTTAACTAACTCATTCTCCAATACATTTGCAATCTTATTTTCAGATAGCTTTATATTTTTAAACTTATTCAGATCCTCAACATTACTATCTTTTACCTTAAATTGTTTATCGAATACCATTCCATTTAATTTCTCTGCTTTTTTCTCTACTTCCTTTGCCTTTTCAATCTCTACTTCACCAGAATAGAAAACTTTTATAATCTCTGCCTCTCTGATCTCCTCTTCTGTAACTACATCTATAAATATACCTTTCTCTAAATCAAAAGTACAGAAGTGTTGTTTTCCTTTAACTTTCACACACCAAATTACAAAGTTTGAATAATATCTTAAAAGAAAATCATTCAATAGCTCCTCTTTCCACTCCTCTTCTTTCCATTCCCTATTTCCAATCATCTGATATACAAAGAAGTTTTCTGCCTCTGCTACTAGATACTCTTTTCTCTTTTTAAATCTCTTTAACTCTTTCTGGTAAAATTCCACTCTCTTCTCTTCATCTTCAAATTTGTTTGAAAATTTAGGTAAGCTCTTTAACTCTTTTTCCTCTTGATTATATATCGAAACATTTAGATCTCTATTTAATATCAACTTGATCTCTCTTTTTCCGTAATCTAATACTTTTACTCCAATTTTATCAAATCCTAAAGAAAAATCCAACCTATTTTCAAATATTGGATTAAATACCTCATCTGTTTCAATTGAAGCATTCTCTATTAAAAATCTCTCCATTTGAGGATTTTGTAATCCATTTTGTATATGTTGAAGCAGTGTGAATATATCTCTTCTACCACTATATACCATTATCAATAATATATTCAATACCTCTTTAGATTTTCCTTTTTTTATTAAATTTTCACACTGTGTTAAAAACTCATCTACCATAAAATCATCAGCAACAAAAGAAAAAACCTTTACTATACCTATATATTTTTCTGGCATCTTATTATCTATCCAAGTTTCCAATAGAGTTTTTATACATTTTCTCAAATCCCTCTCATTTAAAAACTCTCTTATCTTTTTACCAAATTTTGTCTCTCTCTCCTCATTAGATAGTGTATGTAATGAGACATACAACTTTATCACAGCTTCATCTACTAATCTATCACTATCTTTTTCTCTTACTATTTTATAGACTTCACTCTTTAGATATGGGATATCTCTCTTTTCCTGTTGTAATATCTCTTTGCAATACTCCTCTAATTCAACTATACTATTGAAATTACTTGTCCTATTCCCTTCCCAAACTCTTTTCAATTTTTCAATATTTTTCAAAATCACTTTATTTTTTGACTCTGCTAGCTCTACTATCTTTAAAGAACACTCTTTCTCTTTGGTTTTCAATATTTCAAATAATAACTCTAAAATCTCCTCATTAGTTGTTGAAAGATAAGACATTAAGCTCTCAACATTAAAGATAGTCTCTGTCCTGTATGTGTACTGCATCATCTCGCTAAAAGAGTGATAATCCTTAAATACATTTTTCTCTAAAAGTTCATAAAAAATCTCTTCATTCTTCTTTACAAACTCTGTAAATTCCTTTTCAGATTTTATCACAACATACTCTAGTGTTCCTACAATTAGAAATTTTTTATCTAAATTTGTTATTTTAGCTACAATCTCCCAAGGATTAACTCTACTCTCTTCTCCTACTACCATCTCATAATTAGATATTATATTTATAAACTCATTTAGATCTCTCTTTTTTTCTAAGTAAAATTCATACATACTCTTTATCTCAACTTCTACATCCATAAAAGTCAACATATAACCTAAAGTATTTAAGATTCTAATCTCTTTTTCCATCTCTTTTTTCCCGTCTAATTGAGATATTAAAAGATTTATCCTCTCTCTATAACTATTCAAATATCTGCTTTTATCCTCTTCAGCTAAAATATCCTCTCTCAGTAGTACAGAAAGTATTATTGACCCTAGCTCAATATTTTGTTCACACATTCTCTCCAATAGATCAATACTTTTCTCAATATCACTCTCTACAAGAGTTTTTAGCTCTCCAAAAATACTGAATTTTTCACTACTTTGATATAAATATACAAGTTTATAAATAAATGGTAAATTTGACTCATTTATATATTTAGAGTAGGCTTTTTCATTTGAGAAGTTTTTTTCTTTTAACATATCTGGAAAAGTAAGTATCTCTATAAGTTTTAATATATACTCCCTATTCTCACTCTCAACATCAGAATAGATACTCTTTATAACTTCAACTAATTCTCCAGCTTTTTCTCCATCACTATCTAAATCAAATTTTAGCTCTTTTATCCCTAGATCATAGTTTAATATATTCTCTACTCTCTCTTTTGAGTAGTTTCTACATAGAACATTTATAATCTCCTGCTCTAACTCTACAATCTTATCTTTTTTTCCATCTTGAATTTTTTGTTTAAGTGCCATCAAAACAAGAGTTGTAACTTTATCCACTCTATCTGAAGCTAGATAATTTTCCAATAGATCTGGAAATCTCTTCTCTACTTCATTAACTAGAATTTCAAAAGTTAGCATAGCCATCCCTTTATTTTTAAAGCTGTATTCTAAATCCTTTATTATAAAATCCTGTGAAAATTTTAACTCCTTGTAAAAAAGATACCTCTGATTAAAGTTAGACAACTCCTCTATCATCTTATCTTGATAACAATCATATCCCAATGTAAATAATCTTTTTAAAATATTGGTATCCTCACCTTTTTTTAATGTTTTATTTCTATTAAAGATATCTAATTCAGAAAATAGAAGATGATTATAAAATTTTATCTTAACTAGTTCATTTCTATTGAATTTTTCATCTGAACCCTCATATAAAAACTCCTCTATTTTTTTTCTATTCATCTTATTACAACTACTTAATAGATATTTCGATATTTTCTCTCTACTCATTCAGCCCTCCATAACTTATAATTCAATATATTTTAACATATAATTTAAATAACTCCTAATCTCTCTTTAAGAAAATGTGGTATAATATAATAATAGATCATATCATTCTGGAGGTTTTAGCTATGAATAAAAGGGTACTAAGTTCTAGTTATTTAGGTGTAGAATCTTTCTTAATTGAAGTTGAAGTTGATATAAGTAATGGCCTTCCAAATTTTTCTATTATTGGTTTGGGTGATACTGCTATCTCTGAGAGTAAAGATAGAATTAAAACAGCTTTAAAAAATAGTGGCTTTAAATTAGAACCTAAAAAAATCATAGTCAATCTATCTCCAGCTGGAATTAGAAAAGAGGGATCACATTTTGATCTCCCCATTGCTATAGGTATAATGTTGGTTATGGGCTTTATAAAAGATAGATACAATGCAATTGACAACTACCTCTTTTTAGGTGAGTTATCTTTAAATGGTGATGTAAAGAGAATTCGTGGGGCTCTTAACTCCGTAATTTTTGCTAAAGAAAATGGCTACAAAGGAGTGGTACTTCCTCTTGAAAATTTCCAAGAAGCTACTTTGATCAAAGGAATTAACATAGTTCCTGTAGAAAATTTAAATGATGTTGTAAATTTTATTTCAAAAAATATAGTTAAAAGTGTTCAAACTAAGATTATAGAGAAAAATGATGAGAACTTAATGGACTTTTTAGATGTAAAAGGACAGAGTATGGCAAAACGAGCCTTAGAGATTGCAGCAGCTGGAAAACATAATATCATTTTAATTGGTAGCCCAGGTTCTGGAAAATCTATGCTTTGTAAAAGAATTACCACTATACTTCCTCCACTAAATGAGAAAGAGATAATCGAAAGCACCAAAATATATAGTATTGCTGGAGAGTTGACAGAATCAAAGCCTATAATAAGCTCTCCTCCTTTCAGATCCCCTCATCACACTAGCACACCTGTATCTATAGTAGGTGGTGGAAAAAAAGTTATTCCTGGAGAGATCAGTCTCGCCTCAGGTGGAGTACTTTTTCTTGATGAGCTAGCTGAATTTCCTAGAAGCGTCCTTGAAAGTTTGAGACAACCTTTAGAAGACGGTATTGTTTCCATATCTAGAGCTCAATATAGAGTTGAATTTAAATCTAACTTTATCTTTGTAGCGGCAACCAATCCTTGTCCTTGTGGCTATGCTCTAGAACCTACAGGTAAATGTATCTGTACTCAAACTGAGATAAATAAATATATAAAAAAAATATCTGGTCCAATAATGGATAGAATTGATCTCCATGTTGAAATGAGAAGACTCAATGAAAATGAGTTACTTACATATCAAAGTGGGGACTCTTCAAAAATTATTAGAGAGAGAGTTATTAAAGCTCGAGCCATTCAAAAGGAGAGATTTGGAGATGACATATACAACGGAATGATGTCTCAAAAAGATATCCAAAAATATTGTACTCTATCTGATGAAAATAGAGAATACTTTAAAAAGGTTATACAAGCACTACAAATCTCTGCTAGAGGCTACGATAAGATTCTAAAAGTAGCTCGTACTATAGCAGATCTTGCTGGAAGTAGTAACATTGAAAAAGAACATCTTATGGAGGCAGTTTCTTTTAGAGAAAACTCAATAAATTAATTAGCAAATTGTATATCAATATGGTATAATAAAAAGAGTAAATTTTAAGAAAAGGTGAACGATATGAAAAAAGAAACATATGACATTAATTTCTTAAATGAAGATAAGATAAACGAGATCTTAATGTCTGCAAAAAAATATTCAAATGACAGAGAGACTATCAACAAGATAATAGAGAAAGCATCTCTTGCTGAAGGAATTACTCCTGAAGAGGCTGCAATTCTATTAAATGTGGAAGATAAGGATCTTTTAGAAAAAATATACAAAGTTGCAAAACAGATTAAAGAAAAAATTTATGGGAAAAGAATTGTTATGTTTGCTCCACTTTATGTGAGCAACTACTGTGTAAATAACTGTGTATACTGTGGTTACCAACATTGCAATGATAAACTTAATAGAAAAAAATTGACTAGAGAGGAGCTTGTAAGCGAGGTAAAAGCTTTAGAAAAACTTGGACATAAAAGAATTGTTCTTGAAGCTGGAGAAGATCCTATTAACTGCTCTTTAGACTATATTTTAGAGTGCATTAAAGATATCTATTCTATCAAATTTGAAAATGGAAACATCAGAAGAATAAATATCAATATTGCTGCTACAACTGTTGAAAACTATAGAAAATTAAAGGAAGCTGAAATAGGTACTTATACTCTTTTCCAAGAGACTTTCCATAAACCTACATATGAGTCTCTACACCTATCTGGTCCTAAGAAAGATTACTATTACCATACTACAGCTATGTTTAGAGCTAGAGAAGCTGAGATAGATGATATTGGAATCGGTGTACTATATGGACTTTATGACCATAAATATGAAACTGTAGCTATGATACTTTATGCTAATGAGCTTGAAAGAGTCACTGGAGTTGGACCTCATACTATATCTGTTCCAAGACTTAGAGAAGCTAGCAATGTTACATTAAAAGAGTACCCACATCTTGTTAATGACGATGATTTTAGAAAAATTGTAGCTGTATTAAGATTAGCTGTTCCTTATACAGGTATGATACTTTCTACTAGAGAAGAGAGTGGATTTAGAGATGAGATTATTGAATTAGGAATCTCACAAGTAAGTACTGGTTCTTGTACTGGTGTAGGTGGATACTCTGAAGCTAATGAAAATACTGCTCAATTTGAAGTAGGGGATCACCGTTCTCCTATGGAGATGCTAGAAAGTCTAATAAAGAGTGGTTACATTCCTAGTTATTGTACTGCTTGTTATCGTTCTGGACGTACAGGAGATAGATTTATGGAGATAGCAAAGAGTGGAAACATCAATGTTATGTGTGAAGCTAACGCTCTTATGACTTTAAAAGAGTTCTTACTTGATTATGCTGATGATTCTTTAAGAGAATTGGGAAGTAAAGCTATTCTTGAAGCTTTAGAAAAAATGCCAAATGAAGAGTTTAAAAATAAGATTAAAGGATTCTTAAAAGATATTGAAAATGGAGCTAGAGATATTTCGGTATAGCTAGTATAAATGAAAAATAAAGAAAAAGGAAAAAATTGCTATCAAAAAGTAATTCTTTCCTTTTTTTATTAGTTTATTTTATAGATTTACTGCCTTTCCTTTTTCAAAATCAATCTGACCAAATAATTTTCCATTTTCATAGAATAGACTCCAATGTCCATCTAACATATTATCTTTAAAATTTCCCAATACATTTATTATTCCATTTTTATAGTATCTTATATATCTTCCATTTTTCTTAGCTTCGTGATATTCCTCTTTTATCTCTATATCTCCATTCTCAAAATAATAAGTTACATTTCCATCCAATTCTCCCATTTTATAGTTTTTGATCTCTTGAATATTACCATTTTTATAGTACTTTATACTCTCTCCATTCAGGATATTATTCTTAAA contains:
- a CDS encoding FAD-dependent oxidoreductase gives rise to the protein MRVLIIGGVAAGTKVAAKLKRENRDHEVTIITKSKDISYAGCGLPYYVGNIIKDQSQLIVNTPEKFAKLTGAEVHTETEAIEVNRAEKTVKAIDLKTNEEKVYTYDKLVIATGARPFVPNLEGIDLPGVYFMRTPEDAISLRANIEAGKIKRAAVIGGGYIGLEVAENLALQDVKTTVIEMAPNILAGFDKEFAEFAENHLADHGIMVFANTKLEAILGEGKVEKIQTSRRAMKVDAVIMSAGIRPNTEFLKDSGIELNANGTVKVNEYMQTNDENIYAAGDCVFVKNIITGKDVWAPMGSTANMEGRIVARNINGEKIAYKGVVGTAVAKLPELNVGRTGLTEKAAKEAGYNVVSVITVADDKAHYYAGASNFFIKLIADRDTLKVLGLQVMGVGAVDKVVDVVVTAMSMGATLHDLEDLDLAYAPPFSTAIHPLVHTVNVMFNKLKGAYETVTPEEYTNGETEGYTILDACLVPTLEGKEYLDLPTITGKLANHELDEKLLLICNKGKRAYMVQNRLKYYGYTNTKVLEGGEKFTPINED
- a CDS encoding LysR family transcriptional regulator; protein product: MTLRHLLIFIEVANCGKMSQAANKLFISQPTVSQVISELEAHYEVKLFERFPKTLCITEDGKILLNHAKKVINYYNVLEETMKNPNHNLPLQIGATVTIGNRLISLILSKFKEKHEDEKIRVYVNNTREIEKRLLSNELDVGIVEGIIKSPHLLVTPIKEDKLVLVCSSEHPLASKEIVSMKDIVKENFIMREEGSGTRDIFTNFVQAQGYSINIDWEASEPGAIIQGVLNNHGITVISECLVENEIKDGKLKKLELKGFKWKRTFNLVYHKNKVLSPAVKDFLEESKKFCENM
- a CDS encoding DUF4132 domain-containing protein; the encoded protein is MSREKISKYLLSSCNKMNRKKIEEFLYEGSDEKFNRNELVKIKFYNHLLFSELDIFNRNKTLKKGEDTNILKRLFTLGYDCYQDKMIEELSNFNQRYLFYKELKFSQDFIIKDLEYSFKNKGMAMLTFEILVNEVEKRFPDLLENYLASDRVDKVTTLVLMALKQKIQDGKKDKIVELEQEIINVLCRNYSKERVENILNYDLGIKELKFDLDSDGEKAGELVEVIKSIYSDVESENREYILKLIEILTFPDMLKEKNFSNEKAYSKYINESNLPFIYKLVYLYQSSEKFSIFGELKTLVESDIEKSIDLLERMCEQNIELGSIILSVLLREDILAEEDKSRYLNSYRERINLLISQLDGKKEMEKEIRILNTLGYMLTFMDVEVEIKSMYEFYLEKKRDLNEFINIISNYEMVVGEESRVNPWEIVAKITNLDKKFLIVGTLEYVVIKSEKEFTEFVKKNEEIFYELLEKNVFKDYHSFSEMMQYTYRTETIFNVESLMSYLSTTNEEILELLFEILKTKEKECSLKIVELAESKNKVILKNIEKLKRVWEGNRTSNFNSIVELEEYCKEILQQEKRDIPYLKSEVYKIVREKDSDRLVDEAVIKLYVSLHTLSNEERETKFGKKIREFLNERDLRKCIKTLLETWIDNKMPEKYIGIVKVFSFVADDFMVDEFLTQCENLIKKGKSKEVLNILLIMVYSGRRDIFTLLQHIQNGLQNPQMERFLIENASIETDEVFNPIFENRLDFSLGFDKIGVKVLDYGKREIKLILNRDLNVSIYNQEEKELKSLPKFSNKFEDEEKRVEFYQKELKRFKKRKEYLVAEAENFFVYQMIGNREWKEEEWKEELLNDFLLRYYSNFVIWCVKVKGKQHFCTFDLEKGIFIDVVTEEEIREAEIIKVFYSGEVEIEKAKEVEKKAEKLNGMVFDKQFKVKDSNVEDLNKFKNIKLSENKIANVLENELVNYIVTEGKEDISEKLIILDKVNRVFLEMDIIRIGKTEYHLNEFDFYTEKRDRVKLESIDFRFRSFVSYIFNLIK
- a CDS encoding YifB family Mg chelatase-like AAA ATPase — translated: MNKRVLSSSYLGVESFLIEVEVDISNGLPNFSIIGLGDTAISESKDRIKTALKNSGFKLEPKKIIVNLSPAGIRKEGSHFDLPIAIGIMLVMGFIKDRYNAIDNYLFLGELSLNGDVKRIRGALNSVIFAKENGYKGVVLPLENFQEATLIKGINIVPVENLNDVVNFISKNIVKSVQTKIIEKNDENLMDFLDVKGQSMAKRALEIAAAGKHNIILIGSPGSGKSMLCKRITTILPPLNEKEIIESTKIYSIAGELTESKPIISSPPFRSPHHTSTPVSIVGGGKKVIPGEISLASGGVLFLDELAEFPRSVLESLRQPLEDGIVSISRAQYRVEFKSNFIFVAATNPCPCGYALEPTGKCICTQTEINKYIKKISGPIMDRIDLHVEMRRLNENELLTYQSGDSSKIIRERVIKARAIQKERFGDDIYNGMMSQKDIQKYCTLSDENREYFKKVIQALQISARGYDKILKVARTIADLAGSSNIEKEHLMEAVSFRENSIN
- the hydG gene encoding [FeFe] hydrogenase H-cluster radical SAM maturase HydG gives rise to the protein MKKETYDINFLNEDKINEILMSAKKYSNDRETINKIIEKASLAEGITPEEAAILLNVEDKDLLEKIYKVAKQIKEKIYGKRIVMFAPLYVSNYCVNNCVYCGYQHCNDKLNRKKLTREELVSEVKALEKLGHKRIVLEAGEDPINCSLDYILECIKDIYSIKFENGNIRRININIAATTVENYRKLKEAEIGTYTLFQETFHKPTYESLHLSGPKKDYYYHTTAMFRAREAEIDDIGIGVLYGLYDHKYETVAMILYANELERVTGVGPHTISVPRLREASNVTLKEYPHLVNDDDFRKIVAVLRLAVPYTGMILSTREESGFRDEIIELGISQVSTGSCTGVGGYSEANENTAQFEVGDHRSPMEMLESLIKSGYIPSYCTACYRSGRTGDRFMEIAKSGNINVMCEANALMTLKEFLLDYADDSLRELGSKAILEALEKMPNEEFKNKIKGFLKDIENGARDISV